The region GCGGTACACCGGCGGCAAGCAGGTTGATGGCCGTGCCGCTGATCACCTGATCGGCGCGGTACTTGATGCTGACCACAGCGTGAATCCACGCGATCAGACCGCCGACCAGCATGCCGGCCAGCCAGCCCAGCCAGGGAGCGGCCGCGCCCACCACCGGTTCGAGCACCAGGGTGCTGACGGCGCCTGCCAAGGCTCCGAAGATAATCAGGCCTTCAAGGGCAATGTTGACCACGCCGCTTCTTTCGCTGAAAAGGCCACCCATGGCCGTCAGCAGCAGGGGAACGACACTGCGGATAAAGGTGACCAGGAAGGCTGTGGTCAGGAGTTGTGTAAAGAGCTCGTTCATGCCTGGCTGTCCTTGTGTGCAGAAGAGTGATCGGACGCGGCCCGGTTGCTGACCTCGGTGCTCGTGAGGCCCAGGTTGGGAAGGGGCTCAGGCCCGGAAGCCGCCTTGGCTGGTCCAGGCGCATCAAGCTGAGGCGGCGGTGGGTCCAGGACCCGCCGGCTGAGGAAGCCACCAGCCGCGATAAACAGCACAATCAGGGCTTTGAGGACCGTCACGATGTCCTTGTTGACCTTGTCCAGCTTCTGATCCACGTCGACGCCGCCAGTGTCAATGGTGCCGAACAGCAGACTGGCAGCGACCACTCCGCCCGGTGTGCTCTGGCCCATCAGCGCCACTGCAATACCGTCGAAGCCCACATTGACAGGCATGTTGCCCTTCAGGCGGTATTCGTCGAGCGCCCCGCCGTTGACGTAGTGGGTTCCGGCCAACCCCGCGAACATTCCCGCCAGCGTCATGGCCAGGATCGTGCCGCGGGCCACGCTGATGCCGCCGTATTCTGCTGCCTTGGGCGAGTGGCCCACAGCGCGCAGGGCATAGCCGGTGGCTGTACGCCACATCAATGTGCCGAACAGGGCCACACAGGCCAGAGCGATCAGAAACGAGGCATTGAGCTGACTGCCGGCCACCTGGACCGGAATGCCGATACGCCACGTCAGGGCACCAGCCACTACGGCCACCGCCAGGGCAATCAGAGCGTGCAGGCGTCCACGCAGCAGCCGACGCGCCACGAAATAGGCCGCCAGGGCCACGAGCAGACCGATACTCAGCGCGACTGTTCCGTCACGTCCGACATTCAGCAGTTCCAGCAGGGTAGGCAGGTGCGCAGCTTCCTGCAGTTCCTGACTGCGCGGTTCGAAACCTTCTGCCTTGATCGGCAGGTTGTAGGTGCGGCCCAGGAAAGGAAAGCTTTCGGTGCCGATCAGAAAGATGAACACTGCCGAGGCGATGTAGTTGAGCATGATGGTGTTGATCACTTCACTGGAGCCGAAGCGGGCCTTCAGCAGTCCCGGAATGGCTCCCCACAGCGCGCCGCCGACTCCCGCGGCGATCACG is a window of Deinococcus deserti VCD115 DNA encoding:
- a CDS encoding ABC transporter permease, with translation MTHDPHPRPSQTAARIALAAATTAAAGMLLFPLATLGRGFTADAALLHLSGSVLNLTSNPETPLPAVGATVTLGWLTLALLAATIFGAVRRERWFWLTGLLSFLSALAAVLLLGGGLNSEMARVASDTALRPGAKRQLRNFYDGGGMHLGLVLPILGGLIAAGAGLSARPKVWDRLNRLRSLLVPAVAIGLAVVVGALVVLIVQPVVNLSGQPLTLWGSWLAKSDLVYFVYSSLFAPVTSLNPLLDSLKLATPLIFTGLSVAFAFRTGLFNIGAPGQLTMGAIGAMLVGVYAPAALGWLLLPLSVIAAGVGGALWGAIPGLLKARFGSSEVINTIMLNYIASAVFIFLIGTESFPFLGRTYNLPIKAEGFEPRSQELQEAAHLPTLLELLNVGRDGTVALSIGLLVALAAYFVARRLLRGRLHALIALAVAVVAGALTWRIGIPVQVAGSQLNASFLIALACVALFGTLMWRTATGYALRAVGHSPKAAEYGGISVARGTILAMTLAGMFAGLAGTHYVNGGALDEYRLKGNMPVNVGFDGIAVALMGQSTPGGVVAASLLFGTIDTGGVDVDQKLDKVNKDIVTVLKALIVLFIAAGGFLSRRVLDPPPPQLDAPGPAKAASGPEPLPNLGLTSTEVSNRAASDHSSAHKDSQA